The proteins below are encoded in one region of Segatella copri:
- the rpmI gene encoding 50S ribosomal protein L35, producing the protein MPKVKTNSGAKKRFRFTGTGKIKRHHAFHSHILTKKTKKQKRNLLGETLVDRSNLKQVRDLLCLR; encoded by the coding sequence ATGCCAAAAGTAAAGACTAATTCCGGCGCAAAGAAGAGATTCCGTTTCACCGGTACAGGTAAGATTAAGCGTCATCACGCTTTCCACAGTCACATCTTGACTAAGAAGACAAAGAAGCAGAAGAGAAATCTCCTTGGTGAGACTCTCGTAGACCGTTCAAACTTGAAGCAGGTTCGCGACTTGCTCTGCCTCCGTTAA